From a region of the Ponticoccus alexandrii genome:
- a CDS encoding aminodeoxychorismate synthase component I, with the protein MTPTDAGSRDGIARIVLRDDLAGTEMRFAAPGEVIRADHADEVPEALDRIERARAAGKWCAGYVSYEAGYALEPALQDHMPDGRRVPLVLMGVFDAPETGPVRARREGAPALTDFRPGWSFDDYAPRFQQVHQHLRAGDCYQANLTFPVTARWQGDPAALFDAMTHRQPVRYAALVELGGPVILSRSPELFFEVGEDGWIETHPMKGTIKRGATPEEDAALAECLRNDEKNQAENLMIVDLLRNDISRICELGSLSVPELFRIESYPTVHQLVSRIRARLRPGLTVTDIFAALFPCGSITGAPKIRAMQILRGLEPRPRDIYCGAIGFVSPTGRMRFNVAIRTLSLYEDGEAVFNVGGGVVYDSEVASEYAECLLKARFAAGSALEPQPSSAP; encoded by the coding sequence ATGACACCGACTGACGCCGGTTCCCGGGACGGCATCGCCCGCATCGTGCTGCGCGACGATCTCGCGGGGACCGAGATGCGCTTTGCCGCGCCCGGCGAGGTGATCCGCGCCGATCATGCCGACGAGGTGCCGGAGGCGCTGGACCGGATCGAGCGCGCGCGGGCCGCGGGCAAGTGGTGCGCCGGTTACGTGAGCTACGAGGCGGGCTATGCGCTCGAACCCGCCTTGCAGGACCATATGCCCGACGGACGGCGCGTGCCGCTGGTGCTGATGGGTGTCTTCGATGCGCCCGAAACCGGGCCTGTCCGCGCGCGCAGGGAAGGGGCCCCGGCGCTGACGGATTTCCGGCCCGGCTGGTCCTTCGATGACTACGCCCCCCGCTTCCAGCAGGTCCACCAGCACCTGCGCGCGGGCGATTGCTATCAGGCGAACCTGACCTTTCCGGTGACGGCGCGGTGGCAGGGGGATCCTGCGGCCCTCTTCGATGCAATGACCCACCGGCAACCGGTGCGCTATGCCGCCCTGGTCGAGCTTGGCGGCCCGGTCATCCTGTCGCGCTCGCCCGAGCTGTTCTTCGAGGTTGGAGAGGACGGCTGGATCGAGACCCACCCGATGAAAGGCACCATCAAGCGCGGGGCCACCCCCGAGGAAGACGCGGCCCTTGCCGAATGCCTGCGCAACGACGAGAAGAACCAGGCCGAAAATCTGATGATCGTCGACCTGCTGCGCAACGACATCTCGCGGATCTGCGAACTGGGCTCTTTGTCCGTCCCGGAGCTCTTCCGCATCGAAAGCTATCCCACCGTGCACCAGCTTGTCAGCCGCATCCGGGCGCGGCTGCGGCCGGGCCTGACGGTCACGGATATCTTCGCGGCCCTTTTCCCCTGCGGCTCGATCACCGGCGCGCCGAAGATTCGCGCGATGCAGATCCTGCGCGGGCTGGAACCGCGGCCGCGCGACATCTACTGCGGAGCGATCGGCTTTGTCTCTCCCACCGGGCGGATGCGGTTCAACGTGGCGATCCGGACGCTCAGCCTCTACGAGGACGGCGAGGCGGTCTTCAATGTGGGCGGTGGCGTCGTCTACGATTCCGAGGTCGCCTCGGAGTATGCAGAATGTCTTCTCAAGGCGCGTTTCGCAGCCGGAAGCGCTCTGGAGCCGCAACCCTCCTCGGCGCCGTAA
- the nadA gene encoding quinolinate synthase NadA, translating into MLDQIALRAELADHYDLAPSTDLAAEMSGIYARMDRVVAPPDWAVFAPYVAAINRLKAERNAVILAHNYMTPEIYHGIADVVGDSLQLAIEATKVEADVIVQCGVHFMAETSKILNPAKTVLIPDMEAGCSLAESITAEGIAEMRAKYPGAPVVTYVNTTAEVKAASDICCTSSNAAEIVRGIEGDTVIMTPDKYLAQNIAQQVPEKRIVWWDGSCIVHEQYTAQDLRDFRYWNPGTRIIAHPECPPDVVAEADYSGSTSGIIDYVTAERPEKAMLVTECSMASNISDALPDVDFVGPCNMCPYMKKITLEKVLWSLHTMQGAVEVDPAVADKARVAVQRMIDLSRKLSG; encoded by the coding sequence TTGCTCGACCAGATCGCGCTGCGCGCCGAACTCGCCGATCACTACGATCTCGCCCCGTCCACCGATCTCGCCGCCGAGATGTCCGGGATCTATGCCCGCATGGACCGCGTCGTGGCGCCGCCCGACTGGGCCGTCTTCGCGCCCTATGTCGCCGCCATCAACCGGCTGAAGGCCGAGCGGAACGCGGTGATCCTGGCCCACAACTACATGACGCCCGAGATCTATCACGGGATCGCCGACGTCGTGGGCGACAGCCTGCAACTGGCCATCGAGGCGACCAAGGTCGAGGCCGATGTGATCGTGCAATGCGGCGTGCATTTCATGGCCGAGACCTCGAAGATCCTGAACCCGGCCAAGACGGTTCTGATCCCCGACATGGAGGCGGGCTGTTCGCTGGCCGAAAGCATCACCGCCGAGGGCATCGCCGAGATGCGCGCCAAATATCCCGGCGCGCCGGTGGTCACCTACGTGAACACCACCGCCGAGGTGAAGGCCGCCTCGGATATCTGCTGCACCTCGTCGAATGCCGCCGAGATCGTCCGCGGGATCGAGGGCGACACGGTCATCATGACCCCGGACAAATACCTGGCGCAGAACATCGCGCAACAGGTGCCGGAAAAGCGCATCGTCTGGTGGGACGGCTCCTGCATCGTGCACGAGCAGTACACCGCGCAGGACCTGCGCGACTTCCGCTACTGGAACCCCGGCACCCGCATCATCGCCCACCCCGAGTGCCCGCCCGACGTGGTGGCCGAGGCCGATTACTCGGGCTCGACCAGCGGCATCATCGACTATGTCACCGCCGAGCGGCCCGAGAAGGCGATGCTGGTGACCGAATGCTCGATGGCCTCGAATATCTCGGACGCGCTGCCGGATGTCGATTTCGTCGGCCCCTGCAACATGTGCCCCTACATGAAGAAGATCACGCTGGAAAAGGTGCTCTGGTCGCTGCACACGATGCAGGGCGCGGTCGAGGTCGACCCCGCCGTCGCCGACAAGGCCCGGGTTGCCGTGCAGCGCATGATAGACCTGTCGCGGAAGCTGTCCGGCTGA